cagaatgAACTCTCTGATGCTTTGTAAGATCTGAGGAGCTGCCAAAGGATTTGCTGCATTCTCTACAttcataaggcttctctccagtgtgaactctctgaggACAAGAAAGGGATGAGGACTGgctgaaggctttgccacattcattacatttacacggcttctctccagtatgaattctctggTGGCTGATAAGGTTTGATGACCCAgtgaaggctttgccacattctctacatgtACAAGGCTTCTCTCCGGTGTGAACCCTCTGATGATAATTAAGAGATGAGGACTTGATAAGGGCTTTGTCACATTCATTAGATTTATAAGGCTTCTCCAGAATGAACTCTCTGATGCATAGTAAGGTCTGCAGAGAAGCCAAAGGacttgccacattctctacatttataaggcttctctccatgGAGAACTCTCTGATGATGTCTAAGGTGTGAGGACTGcctgaaggctttgccacattctcggcatttataaggtttctctccagaaTGAACTCTCTGATGCCTAGTAAGCTCTGAGGAGGTGCCAAAGGATTTGGcgcattctctacatttataaggtttctctccagtgtgaacgcTCTGATGAGAAGTAAGCAGTGAGGACTGGCTataggctttgccacattctctgcctttataaggcttctctccatgGTGAACTCTTTGATGATAATTAAGAGATGCTGCAAAACTGAATGCCTGgccacattctttacatttgaAAGGCTTCTCACCAGTATGAACTCTGTGATGTTGGTTAAGGGATGAAGAGTAgctgaaggctttgccacattctctacatttataaggcttctctccttggTGAACTCCCTTATGATAATGAAGGGATGATGCCACCCTGAATGCCTTgccacattctttacatttgaAAGGCTTCTCTCCACTATGAACTCTCTTATGTGTAGTAAGCTGTGAAGAGGAGCCAAAGGATTTGTcgcattctctacatttataaggtttctctccagtgtgaactctctgatgagaAGTAAGCTGTGAGGACTGGCTAtaagctttgccacattctctgcattcataaggcttctctccagaatgAACTCTCTGATGCCTAGTAAGGACTGAGGAGTTGCGAAAGTATTTggcacattctctacatttataaggcttctctccagtatgaactctgtGATGTTGATTAAGGGATGAAGAGCGGttgaaggctttgccacattctctgcatttataaggcttctctccagaatgAACTCTCTGATGCCTACTAAGGACTGAGGAGTTGCAAAAGTATTTGGCACactctctacatttataaggcttctctccatggtgaactctctgatgttgaTTACGGGATGAAGAGCGgctgaaggctttgccacattctctacatttataaggcttctctccagtatgaactctgtGATGTTGATTAAGGGATGAAGAGTGgctgaaggctttgccacattctctacatttataaggcttctctccagtatgaactctctgatgataattAAGGGATGATGCCAAACTGAATGCCTTgccacattctttacatttgaaaggcttctctccagtatgaactctctgatgataattAAGGAATGAGGGCAAACTGAATGCCTTGCCACATTCTTCACATTTgaaaggcttctctccagtatgaacgcTCCGATGATAACGAAGGGATGAGGAGTCCccaaaggctttgccacattctgtacATTTGTATTGCTTTTcaccagtatgaactctctgatgtctaTTAAGGTGGGAGGACGcactaaaggctttgccacattctctacatttgtaaggtttctccccagtgtgaattctctgatgaatTCTAAGTCGTGAGGAACACCTAAAGGTTTTACCACATTCTGTACATTTAGAAGGTTTCTCTCCagaatgaattctctgatgttcaGTAAGTTTTGAGGCCTGTCTAAAGACTTTGCCACGTTCTCTACATTTGTAAGGTTTCTCCCCAGTGTGAATTCTCCGATGAATTCTAAGTGTTGAGGAACGCCTAAAGGCTTTGTCACATTctgtacatttataaggcttctctccagtatgaactgtTTGATGTTGTTTTAGTTTTGCGAACTCAATGAaagctttgccacattctgtGCATttgtaaggcttctctccagtatgaatacGCTGATGACGATTAAGGTTGGAGGACTtactaaaggctttgccacattctctacatttgtaaggtttctctccagtatgaacacCCTAAAtattagagaaagaagaatgaatccTTGTTTCAAAGATTGACAAaaacccagccagcatgactcagcaGTTGAGCTTCGAAGTAGAAACAAGAAGATCCCGGTTTCATTCCCAGTGTGGGCACATGACCCAGCTGGGGGatcggtccccagtgggaggcacacaggaggcagccaatgaaggattttctctcatcaatgatattttcccctctctcttcctgtcccctactctctgaaatcaataaaaacacgtttttcataaaaaatcaaaaaagatTGCCAAATTG
This is a stretch of genomic DNA from Myotis daubentonii chromosome 15, mMyoDau2.1, whole genome shotgun sequence. It encodes these proteins:
- the LOC132216077 gene encoding LOW QUALITY PROTEIN: zinc finger protein 91-like (The sequence of the model RefSeq protein was modified relative to this genomic sequence to represent the inferred CDS: inserted 2 bases in 1 codon; substituted 2 bases at 2 genomic stop codons), which codes for MLAGFLSIFETRIHSSFSNIXGVHTGEKPYKCRECGKAFSKSSNLNRHQRIHTGEKPYKCTECGKAFIEFAKLKQHQTVHTGEKPYKCTECDKAFRRSSTLRIHRRIHTGEKPYKCRERGKVFRQASKLTEHQRIHSGEKPSKCTECGKTFRCSSRLRIHQRIHTGEKPYKCRECGKAFSASSHLNRHQRVHTGEKQYKCTECGKAFGDSSSLRYHRSVHTGEKPFKCEECGKAFSLPSFLNYHQRVHTGEKPFKCKECGKAFSLASSLNYHQRVHTGEKPYKCRECGKAFSHSSSLNQHHRVHTGEKPYKCRECGKAFSRSSSRNQHQRVHHGEKPYKCRECAKYFCNSSVLSRHQRVHSGEKPYKCRECGKAFNRSSSLNQHHRVHTGEKPYKCRECAKYFRNSSVLTRHQRVHSGEKPYECRECGKAYSQSSQLTSHQRVHTGEKPYKCRECDKSFGSSSQLTTHKRVHSGEKPFKCKECGKAFRVASSLHYHKGVHQGEKPYKCRECGKAFSYSSSLNQHHRVHTGEKPFKCKECGQAFSFAASLNYHQRVHHGEKPYKGRECGKAYSQSSLLTSHQSVHTGEKPYKCRECAKSFGTSSELTRHQRVHSGEKPYKCRECGKAFRQSSHLRHHQRVLHGEKPYKCRECGKSFGFSADLTMHQRVHSXEKPYKSNECDKALIKSSSLNYHQRVHTGEKPCTCRECGKAFTGSSNLISHQRIHTGEKPCKCNECGKAFSQSSSLSCPQRVHTGEKPYECRECSKSFGSSSDLTKHQRVHSGEKPYKCRKXNKAIYQCSCVPVQQRVHNCEKFFRCEECGKSLTSCENLLNITIHTGEKPYECEKCEKPLKANVLLYLINLRTKRYLTDVENGLEHLPIA